From a region of the Mercurialis annua linkage group LG1-X, ddMerAnnu1.2, whole genome shotgun sequence genome:
- the LOC126665233 gene encoding uncharacterized protein LOC126665233 isoform X3 produces the protein MALRFEILGKFNRARAARLTLPHHVCQTPLFMPVGTQGTIKGLTTNQLEEIGCQIILGNTYHLELRPTSELIDELGGLHKFMNWPRALLTDSGGFQMVSLLHLADITEEGVTFQSPIDGKPMLLTPEESIHIQNRIGADIIMALDDVVKTTITGPRIEEAMNRTLRWIDRCISAHKRPHEQNLFGIVQGGLDPVLRDICVRGLVDRNLPGYAIGGLSGGEDKESFWRVVAQCTAALPEDKPRYVMGVGYPLDIVVCSALGADMYDCVYPTRTARFGTALLPEGVLKLKHKAMADDTRPIDPTCDCMVCKNYTRAYIHCLVTKDAMGSQLLSYHNLYYMSKLSRDLHSSIVEGRFPGFVCDFLEKMFPKGDVPDWVCNAMEVAGIDISSCCATALVPLSVPN, from the exons ATGGCACTTCGTTTCGAG ATTTTAGGGAAGTTTAATCGTGCTCGTGCAGCTCGACTTACACTGCCTCACCATGTGTGCCAAACTCCTTTGTTTATGCCAGTGGGCACCCAAG GGACAATTAAAGGTTTGACGACTAACCAGCTTGAGGAAATTGGTTGTCAAATCATTCTTGGCAATACATATCATTTGGAACTCCGTCCTACATCTGAGTTGATTGATGAATTAGGGGGTCTCCACAAGTTTATGAACTGGCCCAGAGCTTTGCTTACTGATTCTGGTGGCTTTCAGATG GTATCATTATTGCATTTGGCTGATATCACAGAAGAGGGTGTGACATTTCAG TCACCAATTGACGGAAAGCCAATGCTTTTAACACCAGAGGAATCAATCCATATCCAA AATAGAATTGGTGCAGATATTATTATGGCTCTTGACGATGTAGTAAAAACCACCATTACCGGTCCACGGATTGAGGAGGCCATGAATCGTACACTTCGGTGGATAGATAGATGTATATCAG CACACAAGAGACCACATGAGCAGAATTTATTTGGTATTGTTCAAGGTGGTTTGGATCCTGTCTTGAG GGATATATGTGTCAGAGGCTTGGTGGATCGCAATTTACCTGG CTACGCTATTGGTGGTCTCTCTGGTGGTGAAGATAAAGAATCATTTTGGCGAGTTGTTGCTCAATGTACTGCTGCATTGCCTGAAGATAAACCACGATATGTCATG GGTGTTGGTTATCCTCTGGATATTGTTGTCTGTAGTGCTTTGGGTGCTGATATGTATGATTGTGTGTATCCTACTCGTACTGCTCGATTCGGCACTGCTCTTCTACCAGAG GGAGTACTGAAGCTAAAACACAAAGCAATGGCTGACGACACACGCCCCATCGATCCTACATGCGATTGCATG GTATGCAAGAACTATACTAGGGCCTATATTCACTGCCTTGTAACAAAAGATGCTATGGGATCACAGCTTCTATCATATCACAATTTGTATTACATGTCCAAG CTTAGTAGAGATTTACATTCATCAATAGTTGAGGGAAGATTTCCAGG GTTTGTTTGTGATTTTCTCGAGAAAATG TTTCCCAAAGGTGACGTCCCTGATTGGGTCTGCAATGCAATGGAGGTTGCTGGAATTGATATTTCATCTTGCTGTGCTACTGCTTTGGTCCCATTGTCTGTACCCAATTAA
- the LOC126665233 gene encoding uncharacterized protein LOC126665233 isoform X1, with protein sequence MAVAVTLLSFSAIAQSSGERKSTAYSSYFDFFRWRVGLSCQYVGVGVAAPNSTSRMLIHCVSAATGLKLQSRIISMALRFEILGKFNRARAARLTLPHHVCQTPLFMPVGTQGTIKGLTTNQLEEIGCQIILGNTYHLELRPTSELIDELGGLHKFMNWPRALLTDSGGFQMVSLLHLADITEEGVTFQSPIDGKPMLLTPEESIHIQNRIGADIIMALDDVVKTTITGPRIEEAMNRTLRWIDRCISAHKRPHEQNLFGIVQGGLDPVLRDICVRGLVDRNLPGYAIGGLSGGEDKESFWRVVAQCTAALPEDKPRYVMGVGYPLDIVVCSALGADMYDCVYPTRTARFGTALLPEGVLKLKHKAMADDTRPIDPTCDCMVCKNYTRAYIHCLVTKDAMGSQLLSYHNLYYMSKLSRDLHSSIVEGRFPGFVCDFLEKMFPKGDVPDWVCNAMEVAGIDISSCCATALVPLSVPN encoded by the exons ATGGCAGTAGCAGTGACTCTACTCTCATTCTCTGCAATAGCCCAATCCTCCGGCGAAAGAAAATCTACCGCCTATTCTTCATATTTCGATTTTTTCCGTTGGCGCGTGGGTTTGTCATGCCAATATGTGGGTGTAGGCGTTGCAGCTCCCAATTCCACTTCTCGTATGCTTATTCATTGCGTGTCAGCCGCTACAG GATTGAAATTACAGAGCAGAATCATTTCAATGGCACTTCGTTTCGAG ATTTTAGGGAAGTTTAATCGTGCTCGTGCAGCTCGACTTACACTGCCTCACCATGTGTGCCAAACTCCTTTGTTTATGCCAGTGGGCACCCAAG GGACAATTAAAGGTTTGACGACTAACCAGCTTGAGGAAATTGGTTGTCAAATCATTCTTGGCAATACATATCATTTGGAACTCCGTCCTACATCTGAGTTGATTGATGAATTAGGGGGTCTCCACAAGTTTATGAACTGGCCCAGAGCTTTGCTTACTGATTCTGGTGGCTTTCAGATG GTATCATTATTGCATTTGGCTGATATCACAGAAGAGGGTGTGACATTTCAG TCACCAATTGACGGAAAGCCAATGCTTTTAACACCAGAGGAATCAATCCATATCCAA AATAGAATTGGTGCAGATATTATTATGGCTCTTGACGATGTAGTAAAAACCACCATTACCGGTCCACGGATTGAGGAGGCCATGAATCGTACACTTCGGTGGATAGATAGATGTATATCAG CACACAAGAGACCACATGAGCAGAATTTATTTGGTATTGTTCAAGGTGGTTTGGATCCTGTCTTGAG GGATATATGTGTCAGAGGCTTGGTGGATCGCAATTTACCTGG CTACGCTATTGGTGGTCTCTCTGGTGGTGAAGATAAAGAATCATTTTGGCGAGTTGTTGCTCAATGTACTGCTGCATTGCCTGAAGATAAACCACGATATGTCATG GGTGTTGGTTATCCTCTGGATATTGTTGTCTGTAGTGCTTTGGGTGCTGATATGTATGATTGTGTGTATCCTACTCGTACTGCTCGATTCGGCACTGCTCTTCTACCAGAG GGAGTACTGAAGCTAAAACACAAAGCAATGGCTGACGACACACGCCCCATCGATCCTACATGCGATTGCATG GTATGCAAGAACTATACTAGGGCCTATATTCACTGCCTTGTAACAAAAGATGCTATGGGATCACAGCTTCTATCATATCACAATTTGTATTACATGTCCAAG CTTAGTAGAGATTTACATTCATCAATAGTTGAGGGAAGATTTCCAGG GTTTGTTTGTGATTTTCTCGAGAAAATG TTTCCCAAAGGTGACGTCCCTGATTGGGTCTGCAATGCAATGGAGGTTGCTGGAATTGATATTTCATCTTGCTGTGCTACTGCTTTGGTCCCATTGTCTGTACCCAATTAA
- the LOC126674207 gene encoding wall-associated receptor kinase-like 8, protein MNLYLSNPFQHSNCFWLYHSDIKSLNILLDDKYIAKVADFGTLRTISIEETHVTTRVHGRFGYLVPEYLQSSHLTDKSDVYSLGVVLVQLLTGQKPILFLRFAEERYIFYTISGRESTDGQVLKEGGETEIIAIAKLAEKCLNLNG, encoded by the exons ATGAATCTTTATTTATCCAATCCTTTCCAACACTCCAATTG CTTCTGGCTATATCATAGTGATATCAAGTCATTAAACATACTTTTGGACGATAAATACATAGCAAAGGTAGCGGATTTTGGAACTTTGAGAACAATATCAATCGAGGAAACGCACGTGACAACTCGAGTACATGGAAGATTTGGTTACTTAGTTCCTGAGTACTTACAGTCAAGCCACTTAACTGATAAAAGTGATGTTTACAGTTTGGGAGTAGTTCTTGTGCAGCTTTTAACAGGTCAAAAACCCATATTGTTCTTGCGGTTCGCTGAAGAgagatacatattttatactaTCAGTGGAAGAGAATCGACTGATGGTCAAGTTCTGAAAGAGGGTGGAGAAACAGAGATAATTGCAATAGCTAAGTTAGCAGAAAAATGCTTGAACTTGAATGGATAA
- the LOC126665233 gene encoding uncharacterized protein LOC126665233 isoform X2 — translation MPMLGLKLQSRIISMALRFEILGKFNRARAARLTLPHHVCQTPLFMPVGTQGTIKGLTTNQLEEIGCQIILGNTYHLELRPTSELIDELGGLHKFMNWPRALLTDSGGFQMVSLLHLADITEEGVTFQSPIDGKPMLLTPEESIHIQNRIGADIIMALDDVVKTTITGPRIEEAMNRTLRWIDRCISAHKRPHEQNLFGIVQGGLDPVLRDICVRGLVDRNLPGYAIGGLSGGEDKESFWRVVAQCTAALPEDKPRYVMGVGYPLDIVVCSALGADMYDCVYPTRTARFGTALLPEGVLKLKHKAMADDTRPIDPTCDCMVCKNYTRAYIHCLVTKDAMGSQLLSYHNLYYMSKLSRDLHSSIVEGRFPGFVCDFLEKMFPKGDVPDWVCNAMEVAGIDISSCCATALVPLSVPN, via the exons ATGCCTATGCTAG GATTGAAATTACAGAGCAGAATCATTTCAATGGCACTTCGTTTCGAG ATTTTAGGGAAGTTTAATCGTGCTCGTGCAGCTCGACTTACACTGCCTCACCATGTGTGCCAAACTCCTTTGTTTATGCCAGTGGGCACCCAAG GGACAATTAAAGGTTTGACGACTAACCAGCTTGAGGAAATTGGTTGTCAAATCATTCTTGGCAATACATATCATTTGGAACTCCGTCCTACATCTGAGTTGATTGATGAATTAGGGGGTCTCCACAAGTTTATGAACTGGCCCAGAGCTTTGCTTACTGATTCTGGTGGCTTTCAGATG GTATCATTATTGCATTTGGCTGATATCACAGAAGAGGGTGTGACATTTCAG TCACCAATTGACGGAAAGCCAATGCTTTTAACACCAGAGGAATCAATCCATATCCAA AATAGAATTGGTGCAGATATTATTATGGCTCTTGACGATGTAGTAAAAACCACCATTACCGGTCCACGGATTGAGGAGGCCATGAATCGTACACTTCGGTGGATAGATAGATGTATATCAG CACACAAGAGACCACATGAGCAGAATTTATTTGGTATTGTTCAAGGTGGTTTGGATCCTGTCTTGAG GGATATATGTGTCAGAGGCTTGGTGGATCGCAATTTACCTGG CTACGCTATTGGTGGTCTCTCTGGTGGTGAAGATAAAGAATCATTTTGGCGAGTTGTTGCTCAATGTACTGCTGCATTGCCTGAAGATAAACCACGATATGTCATG GGTGTTGGTTATCCTCTGGATATTGTTGTCTGTAGTGCTTTGGGTGCTGATATGTATGATTGTGTGTATCCTACTCGTACTGCTCGATTCGGCACTGCTCTTCTACCAGAG GGAGTACTGAAGCTAAAACACAAAGCAATGGCTGACGACACACGCCCCATCGATCCTACATGCGATTGCATG GTATGCAAGAACTATACTAGGGCCTATATTCACTGCCTTGTAACAAAAGATGCTATGGGATCACAGCTTCTATCATATCACAATTTGTATTACATGTCCAAG CTTAGTAGAGATTTACATTCATCAATAGTTGAGGGAAGATTTCCAGG GTTTGTTTGTGATTTTCTCGAGAAAATG TTTCCCAAAGGTGACGTCCCTGATTGGGTCTGCAATGCAATGGAGGTTGCTGGAATTGATATTTCATCTTGCTGTGCTACTGCTTTGGTCCCATTGTCTGTACCCAATTAA
- the LOC126679537 gene encoding putative wall-associated receptor kinase-like 16, whose amino-acid sequence MTLIILSSLLFHIGRVKRMGRTTMPMNLNILLMLLWLNQALMATAARPVCLDYCGDVDFRFPFGIGKGCYMSKSFEVFCNHSFSPPKPFLTSINMELLDSSTGSEQITVNNPVIRSDCSSKSSTSLEVSVSGTPFVFSNYSNRFTAIGCDNYAMLIRNGNTVGGCLSICRQSNTTGCYGLNCCQATIPPNFQSFVVNMTNPFHSDADGRSSCKSAFMVSQTWLESKSTVLNEVQEMDHVPAVLIWSEFQGYCDIREHPNITCTSNYCWAQLTQNQFCICSRCQDVGKCTNPKNYYYCELKCMYNRGSYNCTCPAGHRKISNNGYSCYPNGAFGEKSRMKAIFIGIGSGLGFLLLVISIWLSYKVVKRRRAMKLKLKFFKRNGGLLLEQQLSSTQSHVEQTKVFNSAELEKATDNYHVNRILGQGGQGTVYKGMLTDGRVVAIKKSKVVDEDKLDQFINEVVILSQINHRNVVQLIGCCLETEVPMLVYEFISNGTLFQYIHNNLNEEFPITWEMRLRIATEVAGALAYLHSAASAPIYHRDIKSSNILLDDKYRAKVGDFGTSRTISIEETHVTTRVQGTFGYLDPEYFQSSQFTNKSDVYSFGVVLVELLTGQKPISFLRSVEERSLATYFLLSMEEKRLFEILDSQVLKEGGKKEIIAMAKLAEKCLNLNGKKRPTMKTVAIELEGIRVSVGAHSTTPQDYEEVDYVVGDYTAPWDVASSSSGSINSSTININSVTYID is encoded by the exons ATGACACTAATAATACTTTCATCTCTACTATTCCATATCGGAAGAGTGAAAAGAATGGGAAGGACAACTATGCCAATGAACCTCAACATTCTTTTGATGCTACTATGGTTAAACCAGGCCCTAATGGCAACAGCTGCAAGGCCAGTATGTCTAGACTACTGCGGTGATGTTGACTTCCGATTCCCTTTCGGAATTGGAAAAGGTTGTTATATGAGCAAGAGTTTTGAGGTATTCTGCAACCATTCTTTTTCACCTCCAAAGCCTTTCTTAACAAGTATCAACATGGAGCTGCTTGATTCATCAACAGGATCGGAACAAATAACAGTCAATAATCCAGTTATTCGATCCGATTGCAGCAGCAAATCCTCGACTAGTTTAGAGGTTTCTGTGTCAGGCACTCCATTTGTATTTTCAAATTATTCTAACAGATTCACAGCCATAGGCTGTGACAATTATGCGATGCTTATTCGGAATGGTAACACAGTTGGAGGTTGCTTGTCTATTTGTAGACAAAGCAATACAACTGGCTGCTATGGTCTTAACTGCTGTCAGGCCACAATCCCTCCGAATTTCCAATCTTTTGTAGTCAACATGACGAACCCATTTCATAGTGATGCGGATGGTCGCAGTAGCTGTAAATCTGCTTTCATGGTTAGCCAAACTTGGCTTGAATCTAAATCAACAGTCCTTAATGAAGTTCAAGAAATGGATCATGTTCCTGCAGTACTTATATGGTCAGAGTTTCAAGGGTACTGCGATATTCGTGAGCATCCAAATATCACCTGTACCTCCAACTATTGCTGGGCGCAGCTTACCCAAAATCAATTCTGTATTTGTAGTCGATGTCAAG ATGTCGGCAAATGCACAAATCCAAAGAACTATTATTACTGTGAATTGAAATGTATGTATAATAGAGGGAGCTATAACTGCACTTGTCCTGCTGGCCATCGTAAGATATCCAACAACGGCTACAGTTGCTACCCAAATGGTGCCTTTGGTGAGAAATCTCGGATGAAGGCCATCTTTATAG GTATTGGATCAGGCCTTGGATTTTTGCTATTAGTTATTAGTATATGGCTGTCGTATAAGGTGGTAAAGCGAAGACGAGCCATGAAGCTGAAGttaaaatttttcaaaagaaatggAGGATTGTTACTAGAACAGCAGCTATCTTCTACGCAAAGTCATGTCGAACAAACGAAAGTTTTCAATTCCGCAGAATTGGAAAAGGCGACCGATAATTATCATGTGAATCGAATACTTGGCCAAGGAGGTCAAGGAACTGTTTACAAAGGAATGTTAACAGATGGAAGAGTTGTGGCTATTAAAAAGTCCAAAGTAGTCGATGAAGACAAGCTCGATCAGTTCATCAATGAGGTGGTGATTTTATCACAAATCAACCATAGAAATGTGGTTCAATTGATCGGATGTTGCCTCGAGACAGAAGTTCCTATGCTAGTGTATGAGTTCATTTCTAATGGAACACTCTTCCAATACATACATAACAATCTAAATGAAGAATTCCCTATTACTTGGGAGATGCGACTGCGGATTGCTACAGAAGTTGCAG GTGCACTGGCCTATTTACATTCAGCAGCTTCTGCACCAATATATCATCGAGATATCAAGTCATCAAACATACTTTTGGATGATAAATACAGAGCAAAAGTAGGCGATTTTGGAACTTCGAGAACAATATCAATCGAGGAAACGCACGTGACAACTCGAGTACAAGGAACATTTGGTTACTTAGATCCTGAGTACTTCCAGTCGAGCCAGTTTACAAATAAAAGTGATGTTTACAGTTTCGGAGTAGTTCTTGTGGAGCTTTTAACAGGTCAAAAACCCATATCGTTCTTGAGGTCCGTTGAAGAGAGAAGCTTGGCAACATATTTTCTATTATCAATGGAAGAGAAGCGTCTTTTTGAAATTCTTGACAGTCAAGTTCTGAAAGAGGGTGGGAAAAAAGAGATAATTGCGATGGCTAAGTTAGCAGAAAAATGCTTGAACTTGAATGGGAAAAAGAGACCTACCATGAAGACGGTGGCAATAGAGCTGGAAGGAATCAGAGTATCTGTAGGAGCTCATTCAACCACCCCACAAGATTATGAAGAGGTTGATTACGTTGTAGGGGACTATACAGCGCCATGGGATGTTGCTTCGTCTTCGTCTGGCTCAATCAATAGCAGCACAATAAACATCAATTCAGTGACTTATATTGATTAG